ACATCAGGTTCAACCGGAAAACCCAAAGGTGTGATGATTTCTCACCGCGCTCTTTGCAACCATACTTTATGGATGCAGTCAGCATTTCCCTTAACTGAATCAGACAGAGTTCTGCAAAAAACGCCTTTTAGTTTTGATGCTTCTGTGTGGGAATTTTACGCACCATTAGTAGCAGGTGGTAAGTTAATCTTAGCTAAACCAGATGGACATCAAGATACAGCTTATCTTGTAGATTTAATTGCTCAAGAAAACATTACTATTTTGCAATTAGTTCCCTCTCTATTGCGAGTGCTGTTAAAGGAGAAGAATCTCAAAAATTGTCACAGCTTGCGACGGGTATTTTGTGGAGGTGAAGTATTAACCTTTGACTTACAAAATAAATTATTTCAGATTTTACCTAATGTAGAACTGTGTAATTTATATGGTCCAACTGAAGCAACCATAGATACAACATATTATAAATGTAAATACGAGGATAAACGTCCCATTGTACCAATTGGCAGAGCGATCGCTAATACCCAAATATACCTCTTAGATATCCACCTGCAACCTGTTCCTATTGGTGTACCAGGGGAAATTTATATCGGTGGTGCAGGTTTAGCTAGAGGTTATCTCAATCGTCCAGATTTGACAGCAGAAAAATTCATTACCAATCCTTTTCTACCTAATAGCAAACTATATAAAACAGGTGATTTAGCTCGTTATCTTCTAGATGGAAATATAGAGTTTATTGAGCGCATTGATGGTCAAGTTAAACTGCGGGGTTTTCGGATTGAACTAGGAGAAATAGAAACACAATTAAACCAGCACTTACAAGTTAAACAAGCTGTAGTTTTAGTGCGGGAAGATGTACCGGGGGAAAAACGCTTAGTAGCTTATATTATACCTGATCAAAAACACTCACTTACAGTTAGTGAACTGCGTAATTTCTTAAAGCAGAATTTACCTGACTATATGATACCAACAGTATTTATATTGTTAGATAATCTGCCATTTTTACCCAATGGTAAAATAGACCGCAAAGCACTACCAGCACCAGATAAGGCTAGACCTGATTTACAAGCTGTTTTTGCAGCACCACGCACTCAAACAGAAGAAACTCTGGTACGAATATGGTCTGAAGTTCTCCGGTTAGACAATGTGGGGATTAATGATAACTTTTTTGAGTTAGGTGGAGATTCAATTCTCAGTCTACAGGTGATTGCTAAAGCCAATCAGGCTGGCTTACAACTAACTCCTAAACAGATTTTTGAATATCAAACAATTGCCGATTTAGCATTAGTAGCAAGTACAAATAAAAAAATCTTCATTAAACAAGGCATTGTTACAGGTTCTCTCCCCTTAACTCCTATTCAAAATTGGTTTTTTGACCAGGAACTCCTTGATTATCATCATTGGAATCAGTCAGTAATGTTAGAGGTTGATCAGACTTGTAACCCTATTTTATTAGAGCAGGTTGTCAAACAATTAATTCTGCATCATGATGCTTTACGCTTGCAGTTTGAAAACACAGAATTTGGTTGGAAATCAATAATTAGTCAACCTGAAAATATATCAAATTTTTCTATTATTGATTTATCAAAATTACCTGAAGATGAGCAGTACCAAGCAATAGAAATCAAAGCTAATGCACTACAAGCAAGCCTTAACTTATCCCAAGGTCAATTAGTAAAAGTTGCTTTATTCAAACTGGGAGATAATCAACCTAATAGACTGTTAATCATCATTCACCATTTAGCAGTTGATGGCATTTCTTGGCGAATTTTACTTGAAGATTTGCAAACTGCTTATCAACAAGTTAGACAGAGTGAAAAAATCCAACTACCAGCAAAAACTACTTCAGTAAAACAGTGGGCTGAAAAACTGCAAAAATACGCCAAATCGGAAACTGTAAAATCAGAAATTAATTACTGGTTATATCAGCATAATCAAAACATTTCTCCTTTACCTGTTGACTATCCTAATGGAGAAAATACTGTAGATTTAGCTTGTACAGTTTCAGTCACTCTCACCCCGGAAGAGACAACATCTTTATTACTTGAAGTCCCAGCAACTTATCAAACACAAATTAATGATATTTTGTTAACTGCTCTGGTACAAACTTTTCAACAATGGACTGCTAACAGTTCACTGTTAGTAAATTTGGAAGGTCATGGACGAGAAGATATCCTAGAAAATGTTGACTTATCCCGTACTGTTGGCTGGTTTACTACTATTTTTCCAGTTTTATTGGATATCACAGCAGTTGTTGAACCAGGAGCAGCATTAAAAACAGTTAAAGAACAATTGCGTAGTATTCCCCACAAAGGTATTAATTATGGAGTTTTGCGTTATCTCAGTGAAAAATCAATTACTGAAAAAGTGCAAACTTTACCAGAAGCAGAAGTAACATTTAACTACTTGGGTCAATTTGACCAAATAATTTCTCAAACATCAATATTTAAACCTGCGCTTGAGTCTACAGGAAATAATCAAAGTCCAAGGGGCAAACGTAACAGTTTACTAGAAGTTAATAGCTTAATTGTAGATGGAAAGTTACGTCTAAATTGGACTTATAGCAAAGCATTACATCAACCAGAAACAGTAGAAAAACTGG
The genomic region above belongs to Anabaena sphaerica FACHB-251 and contains:
- a CDS encoding non-ribosomal peptide synthetase; translated protein: MDLSAEKLDLLALLLEEEDIEYTPVQTILPRKNTDKLELSFAQKRLWILNQLEPGNPFYNIPAAIKLKGKLDIDALERSFNEIIQRHEVLRTKFNVIDGQPILEIVPQQTINLLIVDLREIAITEREAKVQSLADAKFRKPFNLAFEALLRGTLLQLDEAEYILLLTMHHIVSDGWSTDILIREVAAIYECFTQGKPSPLPQLTIQYTDYAIWQRKWLQGEVLETQINYWKQQLAGSLPILELPTDRPRPKIKTYQGAKQYFQLSPEISLALKTLSQKQDCTLFMTLLAAFKVLLYRYTGLEDIIVGSPIANRNRAEIESLIGFFVNTLVLRTDLSDHFTFVGLLNRVRETTLSAYAHQDLPFDVLVEELQPQRDLSHTPLFQVMFVLQNAPISAVELSGLTVEPLTSENGNAKFDLTLVTEETDSGIKVGWEYNTDLFNAETITCIGENFQTLLEGIVANPQQRITELSLLTQQQQHQLLVDGNNNQSEYDLDKCIHQLFAEQVERTPNAVAVVFGKQQFTYRELNNQANQLACYLQKIGVKPDVLVGICVERSLEMVVGLLGILKAGGAYLPLDPNYPQERLEFMAKDADIWVLLTQEKLVNLFPQHQAEIICLDSCEVINPDILCVSASLREVQPDNLAYVIYTSGSTGKPKGVMISHRALCNHTLWMQSAFPLTESDRVLQKTPFSFDASVWEFYAPLVAGGKLILAKPDGHQDTAYLVDLIAQENITILQLVPSLLRVLLKEKNLKNCHSLRRVFCGGEVLTFDLQNKLFQILPNVELCNLYGPTEATIDTTYYKCKYEDKRPIVPIGRAIANTQIYLLDIHLQPVPIGVPGEIYIGGAGLARGYLNRPDLTAEKFITNPFLPNSKLYKTGDLARYLLDGNIEFIERIDGQVKLRGFRIELGEIETQLNQHLQVKQAVVLVREDVPGEKRLVAYIIPDQKHSLTVSELRNFLKQNLPDYMIPTVFILLDNLPFLPNGKIDRKALPAPDKARPDLQAVFAAPRTQTEETLVRIWSEVLRLDNVGINDNFFELGGDSILSLQVIAKANQAGLQLTPKQIFEYQTIADLALVASTNKKIFIKQGIVTGSLPLTPIQNWFFDQELLDYHHWNQSVMLEVDQTCNPILLEQVVKQLILHHDALRLQFENTEFGWKSIISQPENISNFSIIDLSKLPEDEQYQAIEIKANALQASLNLSQGQLVKVALFKLGDNQPNRLLIIIHHLAVDGISWRILLEDLQTAYQQVRQSEKIQLPAKTTSVKQWAEKLQKYAKSETVKSEINYWLYQHNQNISPLPVDYPNGENTVDLACTVSVTLTPEETTSLLLEVPATYQTQINDILLTALVQTFQQWTANSSLLVNLEGHGREDILENVDLSRTVGWFTTIFPVLLDITAVVEPGAALKTVKEQLRSIPHKGINYGVLRYLSEKSITEKVQTLPEAEVTFNYLGQFDQIISQTSIFKPALESTGNNQSPRGKRNSLLEVNSLIVDGKLRLNWTYSKALHQPETVEKLAQEYLEKLRSLILHCLSPNAGGFTPSDFPQMNFSQAELDQLIAELD